A genomic region of Rickettsiales bacterium contains the following coding sequences:
- a CDS encoding UvrD-helicase domain-containing protein: MTTDTALSPAEQASEAALTKIRQCLAEGKSFLLEAGAGAGKTYSLIETLKHLINERGNELVNKHQQIACITYTNVAADEITSRTDSHPAIYSSTIHHFCWSLIKDFQPFLRANLVEAHRTWPEKIEEAEGVHTQAVIYDLGYRKIDDKKIMLHHDDVLSFMVMLLDEPKFQNLFSKRYPVLFVDEYQDTEATFAESLKRCFLDSSNGPLIGFFGDHWQKIYGSGCGKIEHPNLEIIGKEANFRSVPVIVDTLNRIRPSLPQQVCDPNAEGAINVFHTNNWMGTRRTENHWQGDLPAEDAHSYLESLKIRLEGEGWKFSPDKTRVLMLTHNVLAQEQGYRNLSGVFRYNEAFIKKEDRHIAFMVDTLEPVCTAYVARRYGEMFSLLGRRTPLMASRQEKDRWARGMDALLVLREKGTVGEVINHLRQTRQPRLSEGIENKERRLQEWLEQAEGEREESRSLSELSNLRAIAYSEVIALTKFLNDSTPFNTKHGVKGAEFENVMVVCGRGWNHYNFNQFLEWAGDNVPANKQDTFERNRNLFYVACSRAKKRLCLLFTQELDEQALQTLSSWFGEERIIAA, encoded by the coding sequence ATGACAACCGATACTGCTTTAAGTCCGGCAGAACAGGCATCAGAAGCCGCCCTTACAAAAATTCGGCAATGTCTTGCCGAAGGAAAAAGCTTCCTACTTGAGGCCGGTGCTGGAGCTGGGAAAACATATTCCCTGATTGAAACATTAAAGCACCTAATAAATGAAAGAGGCAATGAACTGGTGAACAAGCATCAGCAAATAGCCTGTATTACCTATACGAATGTAGCCGCTGATGAAATTACTTCCAGAACGGATAGTCATCCGGCAATTTATTCATCAACAATTCATCACTTTTGTTGGTCTTTGATTAAAGATTTTCAGCCATTTTTGAGAGCTAATCTCGTGGAAGCGCATAGAACCTGGCCTGAAAAAATCGAAGAAGCCGAGGGCGTCCACACTCAGGCAGTTATATATGATCTAGGATACCGGAAGATAGACGATAAAAAAATCATGCTGCACCATGACGATGTTTTGTCATTCATGGTTATGCTGCTTGATGAGCCTAAATTTCAGAACCTGTTCTCAAAACGCTATCCGGTGCTTTTTGTAGACGAGTATCAAGATACAGAAGCGACTTTTGCAGAGAGCTTGAAGAGATGTTTCTTGGATTCCAGCAATGGCCCATTAATCGGTTTCTTTGGCGATCATTGGCAAAAAATTTATGGTTCCGGCTGCGGTAAAATTGAGCATCCGAACTTAGAAATTATAGGAAAAGAAGCCAATTTTCGTTCTGTGCCCGTCATTGTTGATACTCTCAATCGAATAAGGCCAAGCTTACCTCAACAAGTGTGTGATCCAAATGCAGAAGGTGCAATTAATGTCTTTCATACCAATAATTGGATGGGAACACGGCGCACTGAGAACCACTGGCAAGGTGATCTTCCAGCAGAAGATGCACACAGTTATTTGGAGAGCCTAAAAATAAGGTTGGAAGGTGAAGGTTGGAAATTTTCTCCTGATAAAACAAGGGTTTTGATGTTAACCCATAATGTCTTGGCACAAGAGCAAGGTTACAGGAATCTGTCTGGTGTCTTCCGGTACAATGAGGCCTTTATAAAAAAGGAAGATCGGCATATAGCCTTTATGGTCGATACATTAGAGCCGGTCTGTACAGCTTATGTAGCAAGGCGCTACGGTGAAATGTTTTCTTTATTAGGGCGCCGTACACCTTTAATGGCTTCCCGCCAAGAGAAAGATCGGTGGGCTAGGGGTATGGATGCTCTACTTGTTCTCCGAGAAAAAGGAACAGTTGGAGAGGTGATAAATCATTTGCGTCAAACGCGGCAGCCAAGATTGTCGGAAGGTATAGAGAATAAAGAGCGCCGGTTACAGGAATGGCTAGAACAAGCGGAAGGTGAACGTGAAGAAAGTCGTTCCTTGTCTGAGTTAAGCAACCTCAGAGCTATTGCGTATAGTGAAGTAATAGCCCTGACAAAGTTCCTGAATGACTCAACACCATTTAATACAAAACACGGTGTAAAGGGCGCTGAATTTGAAAATGTGATGGTTGTATGTGGTCGTGGCTGGAATCATTATAACTTTAATCAGTTTTTGGAATGGGCAGGTGATAATGTTCCTGCAAATAAGCAAGATACTTTTGAAAGAAACCGCAACCTTTTTTATGTAGCATGCTCTAGAGCTAAGAAGCGGTTATGTTTATTATTTACACAAGAGTTGGATGAGCAAGCTTTGCAGACACTTTCATCGTGGTTTGGAGAAGAGCGTATTATAGCTGCTTAA